One region of Chryseobacterium sp. SORGH_AS_0447 genomic DNA includes:
- a CDS encoding endonuclease/exonuclease/phosphatase family protein, protein MIIKTVKVLAVVGFLQKLPRYLILFFMKLSQILLFAHITIAVLLLCTLGNAWVPPNLLSVLNLLSLGFPYLISLHIIFTLFWIIRRKKFAIAFVLGTFLFYNPIRRWINFTPKTENTKSVRDIKVITFNVKYGESGWEKVKKYITDQDADIILVQEKDTNHALKQDMVKYPSVILKTKHKIVRQEELITDKSRGNSFYADVDINGKIIRIINVYLEPFRLQKSMLKFDGFSKEGNKINTLLSHMTPTFKAHEDQIKKIRKAVDLSPYPVILAGDFNSVPNSYEYYNLGKDLQDAFLAAGNGNSSSFHDYKVPLRIDYIFSSKSIIPLSYKVDNSVELSDHYPVIAEFLLN, encoded by the coding sequence GTGATCATAAAAACCGTTAAAGTTTTGGCTGTGGTAGGATTTTTGCAGAAATTGCCACGGTACCTTATACTGTTTTTCATGAAGCTGAGCCAGATATTGTTATTTGCCCACATTACCATTGCTGTTTTGCTGCTGTGTACCTTAGGAAACGCATGGGTACCTCCTAACCTTTTAAGTGTTCTCAACCTTCTGTCGCTGGGATTTCCCTATCTTATTTCTCTTCACATTATTTTTACATTATTCTGGATCATCCGAAGAAAGAAATTTGCCATTGCTTTTGTGTTAGGCACTTTCCTCTTTTATAATCCAATCAGAAGATGGATTAATTTTACGCCGAAAACGGAAAATACAAAATCGGTAAGGGATATTAAAGTAATAACTTTTAATGTAAAATACGGAGAATCAGGATGGGAAAAAGTAAAGAAATACATTACCGATCAGGATGCGGATATCATCTTAGTGCAGGAAAAGGATACCAACCATGCCCTAAAGCAGGATATGGTAAAATACCCTTCCGTTATTCTGAAAACAAAGCATAAAATCGTAAGGCAGGAAGAACTCATTACCGATAAGTCGAGAGGAAATTCTTTCTATGCCGATGTAGACATCAACGGGAAAATCATCAGGATCATCAATGTATATCTTGAACCTTTCCGTTTGCAGAAATCCATGCTTAAGTTTGACGGTTTCAGCAAAGAAGGAAATAAAATAAATACCCTTCTTTCGCATATGACCCCAACGTTTAAGGCGCATGAAGACCAGATCAAAAAAATAAGGAAAGCCGTAGATCTTTCACCGTATCCGGTAATTCTGGCCGGTGACTTCAATTCCGTCCCGAATTCTTATGAATATTATAATCTGGGGAAAGACCTTCAGGATGCTTTTTTAGCAGCAGGAAACGGCAATTCCTCCAGTTTCCACGATTATAAAGTACCATTGAGGATCGATTATATTTTCAGCTCGAAATCCATCATCCCTTTAAGCTATAAAGTGGATAATTCCGTTGAATTGTCAGATCATTATCCTGTAATTGCGGAATTTCTGTTAAATTAG
- a CDS encoding endonuclease/exonuclease/phosphatase family protein, whose protein sequence is MKIVRLIFLLLHLGIFLLLVGMLLNDYISPKVFPWFNLLSLAFPGLIFGYVALTLFWIICWKKRAFVFFFLGLLFFNPVLKWVNYSSVKTEVPDLKVMSFNTRSGGNAKAEIENYLKNSGADVILLQEDLGTAYKSSGYNLIVKGDLTILSKYKIINIQSIGLSNNEFINPALQADIEIKGKIYRFIGIHLESFRFEKSMVKLNGNNEEDEEKIKDIIKRLIPTFKIHQEQVEVIKKAVENSPYPVILTGDFNSVPNSYEYYHLSEGLQDAFLEAGRGSGTSFHDYKFPIRIDYIFTSKSIKALSYKVDRSVKISDHFPVVATFKLEK, encoded by the coding sequence GTGAAAATCGTCCGCCTTATTTTTCTGTTGCTGCACCTGGGGATCTTTCTGCTTTTAGTAGGAATGCTTCTCAATGATTATATTTCACCGAAAGTTTTCCCGTGGTTTAATTTGCTGTCCCTGGCTTTTCCGGGATTGATCTTCGGATATGTAGCCCTCACTCTTTTCTGGATCATTTGTTGGAAGAAAAGGGCTTTTGTCTTCTTTTTTCTGGGATTGCTCTTTTTTAATCCGGTGTTGAAATGGGTAAATTATTCTTCAGTGAAAACTGAAGTGCCTGATCTGAAAGTAATGTCTTTCAATACAAGATCAGGAGGTAACGCAAAGGCCGAGATAGAAAATTATCTAAAAAATTCCGGTGCAGATGTTATTCTTCTTCAGGAAGATCTCGGAACAGCTTATAAGTCTTCGGGCTATAACCTTATCGTTAAAGGCGACCTAACTATTTTATCGAAATATAAGATAATTAATATACAATCGATAGGTTTGAGTAATAACGAGTTTATTAATCCTGCTCTACAGGCTGATATCGAAATTAAAGGGAAAATATACCGGTTTATAGGAATCCATCTTGAGTCTTTCAGGTTTGAAAAAAGTATGGTCAAACTTAATGGAAACAACGAAGAGGATGAAGAAAAAATAAAAGATATCATCAAAAGGCTGATTCCTACTTTTAAGATTCATCAGGAACAGGTGGAGGTCATTAAAAAAGCTGTGGAAAATTCCCCTTATCCGGTGATCCTGACGGGCGACTTTAATTCCGTTCCCAATTCTTATGAATATTATCATCTTTCAGAAGGGCTGCAAGATGCCTTTTTAGAAGCAGGGCGGGGAAGTGGCACCAGCTTTCACGACTATAAGTTCCCGATCAGAATAGATTATATTTTCACTTCAAAATCAATTAAGGCACTCAGTTACAAAGTGGACCGTTCCGTAAAGATTTCCGATCATTTTCCGGTGGTGGCAACCTTTAAGCTCGAAAAGTGA
- a CDS encoding rhomboid family intramembrane serine protease, translating to MFNTIPPVTRNIIIINIVVYIISNFLFPQLYNTLSAFYPFSPNFRSWQIITHMFMHAQIGEGIGIMHILFNMFTLFSFGPVLEQSLGERRYIILYFVSGLGAFFLFNLWNFIEIRQIVSGLEALGLNASEIYAKSAIDYSGDLKISATTAEGQALSQQLYIALRTPMLGASGAIFGVIAAFATLYPEAKIAIMFIPIPVKVKYVLPVVVIGSIYLGISGNAGGVAHLAHVGGAVAGFILAKIWKRHLYRFN from the coding sequence ATGTTTAATACTATACCTCCAGTTACAAGGAATATAATTATTATAAACATTGTAGTTTATATTATATCCAATTTTCTTTTTCCACAGTTATATAATACCTTATCTGCATTTTATCCGTTTTCGCCGAATTTCAGATCCTGGCAGATTATCACTCATATGTTTATGCATGCTCAGATAGGGGAAGGTATAGGTATTATGCATATTTTGTTTAATATGTTCACTTTATTTAGTTTTGGTCCTGTACTGGAACAAAGTCTAGGTGAAAGAAGATATATCATTCTCTATTTTGTAAGTGGATTGGGAGCTTTCTTCTTATTCAATTTGTGGAATTTTATTGAGATTCGCCAGATTGTATCTGGGCTTGAAGCGCTAGGATTGAATGCCTCTGAAATTTATGCTAAATCAGCCATTGATTATTCGGGAGACTTAAAAATTAGCGCGACAACTGCAGAGGGGCAGGCTTTATCACAACAGCTTTATATCGCTTTACGAACTCCTATGCTTGGGGCTTCCGGTGCAATATTCGGAGTAATAGCTGCTTTTGCTACGCTATATCCTGAAGCAAAAATTGCAATTATGTTTATTCCTATTCCGGTTAAAGTAAAATATGTTTTGCCGGTTGTTGTCATCGGGTCTATATATTTAGGAATTTCCGGAAATGCCGGAGGGGTTGCTCATCTGGCGCACGTAGGTGGGGCGGTGGCAGGCTTCATTCTGGCAAAAATATGGAAAAGGCATTTATACAGATTTAATTAA
- the mutL gene encoding DNA mismatch repair endonuclease MutL, translating into MSDIIQLLPDHVANQIAAGEVVQRPASIVKELLENAIDAEATKIELIIRDAGKNLIQVVDNGKGMSETDARMAFERHATSKIRATEDIFKIATKGFRGEALASIAAVSQVELRTKQPEATIGTNIYIEGGVFQFQDPVQTADGSNFLIKNLFYNVPARRKFLKNNNVEFRHVIDEFQRVALAHENLEFSLFHDDDAVFRLRKGSQMQRIVDIFGRKLQPQLVPIKEDIIWCKLHGFVAKPEGAKKTRGEQFLFVNGRYFKSAYFNKAVQEAFEGLLLPGYVPTFFLFLELDPEKIDVNIHPQKTEVKFEDEHLIFALLRSTIKRSLGIYNVSPSLDFERDPELDDMMQKTFPSKSNGGGNTVIKMPEIIVDRDYNPFLEEREVTHTEIQNLTEMYHQNISTAEPSKINLFEDEDFDEDLMRLPNGYWLFNKGDKTLMLDLGRMHRLWVSENTKPSKRGVTNSHSLLFSLEYHMNEIEKAKYNSIKKYLPELGFEMSVAHESVLRIDAVPEGLKETQVMKFLENLFEILEYKSEEEFLHYYQNQWNKMQSKSRFDFIYKKDAEQLIRDFTALGFPEFLPDGKRCFFEVPFNDFKNKF; encoded by the coding sequence ATGTCAGATATTATTCAGCTTTTACCGGATCATGTAGCCAACCAAATTGCGGCAGGAGAAGTCGTGCAGAGGCCTGCGTCCATTGTAAAAGAACTTTTGGAAAATGCGATTGATGCGGAAGCTACCAAAATCGAGTTGATTATTCGGGATGCCGGAAAAAATCTGATTCAGGTTGTCGACAATGGCAAAGGAATGTCTGAGACCGATGCGCGCATGGCTTTTGAAAGACATGCCACTTCAAAGATCAGAGCTACTGAAGATATTTTCAAGATTGCCACCAAGGGTTTTCGCGGTGAGGCTTTGGCTTCTATTGCAGCCGTTTCTCAGGTTGAACTGCGGACAAAACAGCCGGAAGCAACCATCGGCACTAATATTTACATAGAAGGCGGTGTATTCCAGTTTCAGGATCCGGTCCAGACGGCAGACGGTTCTAATTTTTTGATAAAAAACTTGTTCTATAACGTTCCGGCCAGGAGAAAATTCTTGAAAAACAACAATGTGGAATTCAGGCACGTGATCGATGAATTTCAAAGAGTGGCCCTGGCACATGAAAACCTGGAATTTTCCCTTTTCCATGATGACGATGCGGTATTCAGGCTAAGAAAAGGAAGCCAGATGCAGCGGATTGTGGATATTTTCGGGAGGAAACTTCAGCCGCAGCTCGTTCCGATCAAAGAAGATATTATCTGGTGTAAGCTTCACGGGTTTGTAGCGAAGCCGGAAGGGGCAAAAAAGACCAGGGGCGAACAGTTCCTATTCGTGAACGGAAGGTATTTTAAAAGTGCCTACTTCAACAAGGCGGTTCAGGAAGCTTTTGAAGGGCTGCTGCTGCCGGGTTATGTTCCTACTTTTTTCCTTTTCCTTGAGCTTGATCCAGAGAAAATCGACGTGAATATCCATCCGCAGAAAACGGAAGTTAAATTTGAAGATGAGCATTTGATTTTCGCCCTGCTTCGATCCACCATCAAAAGATCGCTGGGGATTTATAATGTGTCTCCAAGCCTTGATTTTGAAAGGGATCCCGAGCTGGATGATATGATGCAGAAAACCTTTCCTAGCAAAAGCAATGGCGGTGGAAATACCGTTATAAAAATGCCCGAGATCATTGTAGACCGGGATTATAATCCTTTCTTGGAAGAGCGCGAAGTAACCCACACCGAGATCCAAAATCTGACGGAAATGTACCATCAGAATATTTCGACGGCAGAACCTTCGAAGATCAACCTCTTTGAAGATGAAGATTTCGATGAGGATTTAATGCGGCTGCCAAACGGGTATTGGCTTTTCAATAAAGGCGATAAAACCCTGATGCTAGATCTGGGAAGAATGCACAGGCTTTGGGTTTCGGAAAATACAAAACCTTCAAAAAGGGGAGTTACAAACAGCCATTCGCTGCTCTTCTCCCTGGAATACCACATGAATGAAATTGAGAAAGCGAAATACAACTCCATAAAAAAATACCTTCCGGAATTAGGCTTCGAAATGAGTGTGGCACATGAAAGCGTATTAAGAATCGACGCCGTACCCGAAGGACTGAAGGAAACTCAGGTGATGAAATTCTTGGAAAACCTTTTCGAGATCCTGGAATACAAATCGGAAGAAGAATTCCTGCATTATTATCAGAACCAATGGAATAAGATGCAGTCCAAATCCAGGTTCGATTTTATCTACAAAAAAGATGCGGAACAGCTGATCCGGGATTTTACGGCTTTGGGCTTTCCGGAATTTTTACCGGACGGGAAAAGATGCTTTTTCGAGGTTCCGTTTAATGATTTTAAGAATAAATTTTAG
- a CDS encoding YoaK family protein, with protein sequence MLRNYSNSRTLGDNIRLGTLTAFTAGTINIASLLIFLSFTSNVTGHYAIFAAEISKGNWSQVAVVGLWIFLFFFGGFVSNFIVITFNKKSKYFAHAMPLVLEIACLLFVGIYGQFYYRKTLEETEWLVALMLFATGLQNGLTASISNFSVKTTHLTGTTTDLGILFSMFTKKEFRNNGELVARAKLLMSIMLSYILGAVFSGLTYFYLEFRVFYVISACLLVVIGYDAYKIHIRHFYTKYRYSKIYKKPNAIAYLYHKIHGVPEIKERSVRQKKGKLVFDE encoded by the coding sequence ATGTTAAGGAATTATAGTAACAGCAGAACGTTGGGAGACAACATCAGATTGGGGACGCTGACCGCCTTTACCGCGGGTACTATAAACATTGCCTCTCTTCTGATATTCCTCTCTTTTACATCGAACGTAACGGGGCATTACGCTATTTTCGCAGCAGAGATCAGTAAAGGAAACTGGTCGCAGGTTGCGGTGGTGGGACTTTGGATTTTCCTGTTCTTCTTCGGAGGATTTGTTTCGAATTTTATCGTTATCACGTTTAATAAGAAGAGCAAATATTTCGCCCATGCCATGCCGTTGGTGCTGGAAATCGCCTGTCTTCTGTTTGTGGGGATCTACGGACAGTTTTATTACCGCAAAACACTGGAAGAAACAGAATGGCTGGTCGCATTGATGCTGTTTGCAACAGGTCTGCAGAATGGTTTGACGGCAAGTATTTCCAACTTCTCTGTAAAAACCACCCACCTTACGGGAACCACTACCGATCTTGGGATTTTATTCTCGATGTTCACCAAAAAGGAATTCAGAAATAACGGTGAACTGGTAGCCAGGGCAAAACTGTTGATGAGCATTATGCTTTCGTATATTTTGGGAGCGGTTTTCTCGGGACTTACCTACTTTTACCTCGAATTCAGGGTGTTTTATGTAATCAGTGCATGTCTGTTGGTGGTTATTGGGTATGACGCCTATAAAATTCATATCAGACATTTTTATACCAAATACAGATACAGTAAGATTTATAAAAAGCCGAATGCAATCGCTTATCTGTATCATAAAATCCATGGCGTTCCGGAAATTAAGGAGCGGTCTGTAAGGCAGAAAAAAGGGAAACTTGTTTTCGATGAATAA
- a CDS encoding HAMP domain-containing sensor histidine kinase gives MFNRVITNQTKTMVLLMLVFTAIILLFSGLVYFSIVNFSHQRFYELLKIRTTTIIQIEKGKDDLDLPENYILNGLNDEELPRERDYVFAVPADSNFQKISNEIHIPSYFFKSIVKKGEANYNDKEFYYIGQTFKHDDKNYIAIASAKNHYVVYYLGFLKRTLITCIVLSLFFSMIFSFYLSKTLFKPILKITGKVKEISSENLHLRLEPQPDNKELNELIDTFNGMLNRIETSFETQNHLIGNVSHELRTPLTSIMGEADVALSISRTNEEYKETLGIILDEAEKLDKKIKALLMIAQTGFNGKIQRVDMIRIDQLLWDVIETLRKIDFRNNIYLDISMLPDNPKKLKVQGNEQLLHLAVTNIIQNGCKYSDFQQVKVSLGATDTDVYIIVKDNGIGIPEEEMNKIYDPFFRASNTKNYEGYGIGLPLARNIVRMHQGELIVSSYENQGTTVQLRFPNFYNAQAEDKENS, from the coding sequence ATGTTTAATAGAGTGATCACGAATCAGACCAAAACCATGGTGCTCCTGATGTTGGTTTTTACCGCCATTATCTTGCTGTTCAGTGGATTGGTGTATTTTTCGATTGTCAACTTCTCGCATCAAAGATTTTATGAGCTGCTGAAAATCCGTACCACAACCATCATCCAGATCGAAAAAGGAAAAGATGATCTGGATCTTCCGGAAAACTATATCTTAAATGGGTTGAACGATGAAGAGCTACCCAGGGAACGGGATTATGTTTTTGCGGTTCCGGCAGATTCCAACTTTCAGAAAATTTCAAACGAAATTCATATTCCTTCTTACTTTTTTAAAAGCATTGTTAAAAAAGGAGAGGCCAATTACAACGATAAAGAGTTTTATTACATCGGGCAGACTTTCAAGCATGATGATAAAAATTACATTGCCATCGCCTCAGCCAAGAACCATTATGTGGTGTATTATCTCGGGTTCCTGAAACGGACACTGATTACCTGTATTGTTCTTTCGCTGTTCTTCAGCATGATTTTCTCGTTTTATCTTTCCAAAACCTTATTCAAGCCTATTTTAAAAATTACGGGAAAAGTAAAGGAAATCAGTTCGGAAAATCTCCATCTGCGCCTTGAGCCTCAGCCGGATAATAAAGAACTGAATGAGCTTATCGATACTTTCAACGGTATGCTGAACCGTATCGAGACTTCTTTTGAAACCCAGAACCATCTGATCGGAAACGTGTCCCACGAATTGAGGACACCGCTCACTTCAATTATGGGGGAGGCGGATGTAGCGCTTTCCATCTCCAGGACCAATGAAGAATATAAAGAAACCCTGGGGATTATTCTGGATGAAGCGGAAAAACTGGACAAAAAAATAAAAGCCCTGCTGATGATCGCTCAGACCGGTTTCAATGGAAAAATCCAGAGAGTAGACATGATAAGGATCGATCAGCTGCTTTGGGATGTTATTGAAACCCTGCGGAAAATCGATTTCAGAAACAATATTTATCTGGACATCAGCATGCTTCCGGATAATCCCAAAAAACTGAAAGTGCAGGGGAATGAACAGTTGCTGCATCTTGCAGTAACGAATATTATTCAGAACGGCTGTAAATATTCCGATTTCCAGCAGGTTAAAGTTTCGTTAGGAGCCACTGATACCGATGTTTATATCATTGTAAAAGATAATGGGATCGGAATTCCCGAAGAAGAAATGAATAAAATTTACGATCCTTTTTTCCGGGCCTCCAACACCAAAAATTACGAAGGTTATGGCATCGGACTTCCGCTGGCAAGAAATATTGTCAGGATGCATCAGGGCGAGCTGATCGTAAGTTCATACGAAAACCAGGGAACTACCGTACAACTGCGTTTCCCGAATTTCTATAATGCACAGGCAGAGGATAAGGAAAATAGTTAA
- a CDS encoding response regulator transcription factor, which produces MKKIILIEDETSVVSFIKKGLQENGYEVSVAFDGRTGVQLVQSNDFDLVILDIMLPEMNGLDVCKEIRKTNEHVPILFLTALGTSENIVLGLESGGDDYLVKPFKFIELVARIKSLLRRSGNGSSPEIAEPEVDQEYIFQFSDLVLNDYTKKVTRAGEDISLTSTEYKLLLYFLNNPEKVISRAEILDAVWGVNYELGTNVVDVYVNYLRKKLDHYEDKLIHTVIGMGYVLKKP; this is translated from the coding sequence ATGAAAAAAATTATCCTCATCGAAGACGAAACCAGTGTGGTGTCCTTTATCAAAAAAGGATTGCAGGAGAATGGCTATGAAGTTTCTGTGGCATTCGACGGCAGAACCGGGGTGCAGCTGGTACAGTCAAATGATTTCGATCTGGTGATCCTGGATATTATGCTGCCGGAAATGAATGGTCTGGATGTCTGTAAGGAAATCCGGAAGACCAATGAGCATGTGCCGATCTTATTTCTGACGGCATTGGGGACTTCAGAAAATATTGTCCTTGGCCTGGAGAGCGGAGGGGATGATTACCTCGTAAAGCCTTTTAAGTTTATTGAATTGGTGGCCAGAATTAAATCTCTCCTGAGGAGGAGCGGCAACGGAAGTTCTCCCGAAATTGCCGAGCCGGAAGTGGATCAGGAGTATATATTCCAGTTTTCGGATCTTGTACTTAATGATTACACCAAAAAAGTAACGCGGGCAGGCGAAGACATCTCACTCACTTCCACCGAATACAAACTGCTTTTATATTTTTTAAATAACCCTGAGAAAGTGATTTCCCGCGCGGAAATTCTCGATGCGGTCTGGGGTGTAAACTACGAGCTGGGTACGAATGTCGTTGATGTATATGTAAATTATCTAAGAAAAAAATTGGATCATTACGAAGATAAATTGATCCATACCGTTATAGGAATGGGATATGTTTTGAAAAAACCTTAA
- a CDS encoding DUF3127 domain-containing protein, protein MELQGTVKKIFDAQTFASGFQKREMVILTQEQYPQPINIEFLSDKIGLLDNLKEGENVKVGINIRGREWVSPQGETKYFNSITGWRVEKVFDNGSEPTQAAPSQSASPVSNENPFAGDDDDDLPF, encoded by the coding sequence ATGGAATTACAAGGAACGGTAAAGAAAATATTTGATGCTCAGACTTTTGCGAGCGGTTTCCAAAAGAGAGAAATGGTGATTCTGACGCAGGAGCAGTATCCGCAGCCGATAAACATAGAATTTTTGTCTGACAAGATCGGTTTATTAGATAATTTGAAAGAAGGCGAGAATGTAAAGGTGGGAATCAACATCCGGGGCAGAGAATGGGTTTCTCCTCAGGGCGAGACCAAATACTTCAACTCTATTACAGGATGGAGAGTAGAGAAAGTTTTTGATAACGGTTCAGAACCTACCCAGGCTGCACCTTCTCAATCCGCATCTCCGGTTTCTAATGAGAATCCATTTGCAGGAGACGACGATGATGATCTTCCTTTCTAA
- the aat gene encoding leucyl/phenylalanyl-tRNA--protein transferase, which translates to MVRLDENEISFPDPLLYDGYEGIVAVGGDLSVERVWFAYQLGIFPWYNPGEEILWWCPDPRFVLFPDALKVSKSMQKILNRNVFTFSENQNFREVIKNCQEINRRGQDGTWLSEELMQTFIKLHEYGLAKNLEVWQDGELVGGFYGLQIGRVFCGESMFAKVSNASKAGFIHFVETHKDSLQIIDCQSHTDHLESLGATMIPKKEFLKILYENNERR; encoded by the coding sequence ATGGTCCGATTAGACGAAAATGAGATTTCATTTCCCGATCCGCTGCTTTACGACGGGTACGAAGGAATTGTGGCTGTCGGCGGCGATCTTTCGGTGGAACGCGTCTGGTTTGCCTACCAGCTGGGCATTTTTCCCTGGTACAATCCCGGGGAAGAAATTCTCTGGTGGTGCCCCGATCCGAGATTTGTGCTGTTCCCGGATGCGCTGAAAGTTTCCAAATCGATGCAGAAAATCCTGAACCGTAATGTTTTTACCTTTTCCGAAAATCAGAATTTCCGGGAAGTGATTAAAAACTGCCAGGAAATTAACCGCCGCGGGCAGGACGGAACCTGGCTTTCCGAAGAGCTGATGCAGACTTTCATTAAGCTGCATGAATACGGGTTGGCAAAAAATCTCGAAGTATGGCAGGACGGGGAACTGGTCGGCGGATTTTACGGACTTCAGATCGGCAGGGTGTTTTGCGGGGAAAGCATGTTTGCCAAAGTGAGCAATGCTTCAAAAGCCGGATTTATCCATTTTGTGGAGACCCACAAGGATAGCCTTCAGATCATTGACTGCCAGTCGCACACGGATCACCTGGAAAGCCTTGGGGCGACCATGATCCCTAAAAAAGAATTTTTAAAAATTTTATACGAAAATAATGAACGCAGATAA
- a CDS encoding DMT family transporter has product MNADKEKWVLLIVLSLIWGSSFILIKKSLEHYNPYQVGALRVLIAGLILMPVAISKYRLFPKKHLKWLILAAFTGNFIPMFLFPIAETEVSSSIAGIINSMMPIFVIIVGALVWKFETTKQQIIGTFISFTGVCLLAFGGNGDEGQFKLIPILLLLLATLCYAVSTTTVKSKLMEVSSTVLSAFVFSFVLFFPSLIALAGTGFFSTFSFDENHLTGLMFVGLLSVFGTGLAMMMNYRLLKVSSPLFASTVTLLMPIVAIIWGILDGEKLSVMQFVGAGIIIAGLIFLRAKPNVVKK; this is encoded by the coding sequence ATGAACGCAGATAAAGAGAAGTGGGTTCTTCTTATTGTACTCAGCCTGATCTGGGGATCATCTTTTATCTTAATTAAAAAATCCCTGGAACATTATAATCCTTATCAGGTCGGTGCCTTAAGGGTTCTGATTGCCGGGCTTATTCTGATGCCGGTTGCCATCTCAAAGTACAGGCTGTTTCCCAAGAAGCATCTGAAATGGCTTATCCTGGCCGCTTTTACAGGAAACTTCATCCCCATGTTCCTGTTTCCGATTGCAGAAACGGAAGTAAGCAGCAGCATTGCAGGAATCATCAATTCGATGATGCCGATTTTTGTCATCATTGTGGGCGCTCTGGTATGGAAATTTGAAACGACGAAACAACAGATCATCGGGACATTCATCAGCTTCACCGGCGTCTGCCTCCTGGCTTTCGGCGGAAACGGCGATGAGGGGCAGTTTAAGCTGATCCCTATTCTTCTGCTGTTACTCGCCACTTTATGCTATGCTGTAAGCACCACTACTGTGAAATCCAAACTGATGGAAGTTTCCTCTACGGTGTTGTCTGCTTTTGTGTTTTCTTTTGTGCTATTTTTCCCTTCACTCATCGCTTTGGCAGGTACCGGATTTTTTTCCACCTTCAGCTTTGATGAAAACCATCTGACCGGACTGATGTTTGTTGGCCTGTTATCCGTATTCGGAACCGGGCTGGCCATGATGATGAATTACCGCCTTTTGAAAGTCTCTTCTCCCCTGTTTGCCTCAACAGTAACTCTGCTTATGCCGATCGTAGCAATTATCTGGGGTATTTTAGACGGCGAAAAGCTCTCTGTGATGCAATTTGTAGGCGCAGGGATTATTATTGCCGGACTGATCTTTTTGCGGGCAAAACCTAACGTTGTTAAAAAATAA